The genomic interval GTTGAGTGGAGACCTGGGTGAGTAGAAGTGGTGTTAGCGGGATAGCATCAACCCATATCTGAGTTGAATATCTTGTCATTATAACGGCTAATGGGTCTTAAGTGATCAGCTAGGAGCTCTAACCATGTTTCTGACTGCCTCCCTTCCCATAGAGCGTTTCACCAAAGTGCTGTTGGAGCAGCAGCAGGATCGAGCTcgcagagagcaagagaggatcCGGCTTCTGACTGCCGACCCATTTGACATGGAGGCCCAGGCCAAGATAGAAGAGGACATCAGGTACACACACCTAATGTCACACATCCAAGAGGGGAAAGGAAAGGGGTTGGGTTGGAGTCAAAGACGGCTTTAGTCAGGGTCTCTTCTGAAATCAATTAAAAACGTGCTAGTTTACATATTGACTTATGTACACCTAATACACTTAATATTTGAGAGTATTAAGTGTACATGTGCTTCAATACATAATCACACACAATTTGTACTTCAGGCAGCACAATGTTGAGGAAAACATGACCATTGCGATGGAGGAGGCCCCCGAGAGCTTTGGCCAGGTGGTTATGCTCTACATCGACTGTATAGTGAACGGGTACCATGTGAAAGCTTTTGTTGACTCAGGTATTGTATCCTATAATTTTCTCCCCCAGTGCAAAAGCATAAGCATTTTTGACTAGGGCAGTAGGGAGACTCTTCAGTTCAGGGTTTGTCTGTTTTGTGGTGTCCAGTATAGTGTGTCTTGGCTAGTTTTGACATGGCTTTGCTCTCATGATGCTATATCCACTAGTATTCAGTGTGTCTTGGCTAGTTTTTTACTTCGCTTTCCACCTGCATATATTCTCTCTACACCACTTCTGACATCTCttgattttaaaaaatgtctTCCAACTTGCTTGCCTGTActtcatacaccccccccccccatctgttcTTCCCTTCCCTACTTGTCCTGTATCTATCCCCCCTTCATTGTCTTTATTCtgctcctctcaccctctctcccattGTCTGCTTCCCCTCTTCCAGGGGCCCAGATGACCATCATGAGTCAGGCGTGTGCTAAGCGCTGTAACATCATGCGCCTGGTGGACCGACGCTGGGCCGGCATCGCCAAGGGAGTGGGCACCCAGAAGATCATTGGCAGAGTCCACTTGGGTGGGTATCAATCATGTCTCAGAGATCCGCTTTCTTAAGGATGCGCAACATTGTGTTCCTGTAGACTAGACGCTCATGAGATGTTTTCCTTGTTTTATCAAATTTGTCGAAAGCAAAGATATCCAAACCTGAAAGCAAGTGTTGGTGGTATCATCTGTGTGTATTTCCCTACCCAGCTCAGGTCCAGATAGAAGGGGACTTCCTGCCTTGCTCCTTTTCCATCTTGGAGGACCAGCCTATGGATATGTTGCTTGGACTGGACATGCTCAAGAGACATCAGGTCAGATACCTGTCCCTCCAAATCCATGCACACTAACTACCACACAATGACATCCTTTGGAAAAGTAGGTCTTTAAAAATACCCCTGTGTGTAAATGGCTGTTCTCTCTATATCCTGCTACTTCAGTGTTCTATTGACCTGAAGAAGAACACGCTACTGATCGGGACGACGGGCACTGAGACCCGCTTTCTGCCCGAGGCAGAGCTGCCAGAGTGTGCACGACTGGCGTACGGGCCGGAGGGCCGAGAGGACGCCCAGCCAGACGAGATCGCAGACAGAGAGCTGGCGGAGGCACTTCAGAGATCTGTTCAGGAGAGCGGTAAGGAACACGGTCTGGGAGAGAGGGCTATGGGGATTCCTCAGCTCTCTGTCTGCACACTAAAGCAGTGGAGAGTTTTGCAGCACAGCAGAGACATGACCCAGAAGCACTTTTGCATGGGTCTTTTTTTAGCTGCTTTACTCCTGAGCCCTGTTTCTGTACTCATCTGCCTTCTCAGTCACATGATCACTGCATTTCATCACCTCAGCAAATGAAAAATAAGCTTTATAATCAGCAGGGTTCTTGCTGTCATGAAAGTCCTTAGTCTTAGAGTTTTAAAATTGTGTTTTCCAGGCCCCGAATAGTTTCATGGTAATTTATTTAAACGTTTTTGTTTTATGTAATTTATTTAGGCACAGTTCTTAAATATTTTATCAATCAAATACATATCAGCCAGGATTGTCTGTGTTTGCGCGCATCAcctgcatatttatttatttcaccttttatttaaccaggtaggctagttaagaacaagttctcatttacaactgcgacctggccaagataaagcaaagcagttcgacacaaacaacaatggagttacacatggaataaacaaacatacagtagaaaaagtctatatacagtgtgtgcaaatgaggtaagataagggagctaaggcaataaataggccatggtggcaaagtaattacaatataccaattaaacactggagtgatagatgtgcagaagatgaatgtgcaagtagagatactgggttgcaaaggagcaaaataaataaatacagtatggggatgaattagttggatgggctgtttacatatGTGCGAGATGAGTGGGCCGTTGCTCAAGGAGAGGGAGACTGTCGGACATTGTAGCAGCAGGTATGCCTATGTAGTCTACCATATGATAGAGAAGAGACCAATAACTAGGTGGCCAATTAAAAACA from Salvelinus alpinus chromosome 2, SLU_Salpinus.1, whole genome shotgun sequence carries:
- the LOC139554995 gene encoding protein DDI1 homolog 2-like isoform X2 — translated: MLVTVFCCPNDHSEITFSLDVSPELELRDFVALCELESGIPAGEIQITYAEQPLKDLTCALGTYGLKDGDVVVLRQVERRQPPAQPVFPGLPRIDFSSIAVPGTSSGSSQRSTRRQQQQAPTPQQQCPPPPAAPPSLLGSTSSPPGLDDPALLQQMLLANPHELSLLKERNPPLAEALLSGDLERFTKVLLEQQQDRARREQERIRLLTADPFDMEAQAKIEEDIRQHNVEENMTIAMEEAPESFGQVVMLYIDCIVNGYHVKAFVDSGAQMTIMSQACAKRCNIMRLVDRRWAGIAKGVGTQKIIGRVHLAQVQIEGDFLPCSFSILEDQPMDMLLGLDMLKRHQCSIDLKKNTLLIGTTGTETRFLPEAELPECARLAYGPEGREDAQPDEIADRELAEALQRSVQESGQH